In Ferrigenium kumadai, the DNA window TTAGGGAAGGGCCGGATAAGCCGGAATTGAGGCAGAAATCTGCCGCTTATCGGCAGATAGTCGCGACAGGTGCGGATTTAGTATGCCGTCCATGTAAATAGGCAAAGTGGCCGGATGGAGGGCAAGATGGTCAACAAACTGGACGATTTGACGCGCTTTCATCAAGCTGCGCTGAGCCTGCGTGCGGCGCGGCAGGAGGTGCTGGCTTCCAACATCGCGAATGCGGATACGCCGAACTATAAGGCAAGAGACATCAATTTCGCCAGCGCGCTGCAAAACGCGATGGCCGGGACATCTACCGAATTGCCGGTGGTGAAGACTTCGCCGCAGCATCTGGAGGGCAATGCGGGAGGTTCGATTCTGGGCGCCCAGATGATGTACCGCAAGCCGATCCAGCCGAGCGCCGATGGCAATACGGTGGATATGGATGTGGAGCGCGCGCAATTTACCGACAATGCATTGCGTTATGAAGCCAGCGTCCGATTCGTCAGCGAGCAGATGAAGTCGATGATGACTGCGATTCAAGGCTAAAAAGGGGTAGATCATGTCTCTGTTCAATGTCTTTAATGTGGCGGGTTCCGGAATGGCGGCGCAATCGCAGCGCCTGAACGTGGTGG includes these proteins:
- the flgB gene encoding flagellar basal body rod protein FlgB yields the protein MVNKLDDLTRFHQAALSLRAARQEVLASNIANADTPNYKARDINFASALQNAMAGTSTELPVVKTSPQHLEGNAGGSILGAQMMYRKPIQPSADGNTVDMDVERAQFTDNALRYEASVRFVSEQMKSMMTAIQG